The genome window cctccgcccgcgccagattggcctccacctgcgcagcctgcgccttggcgagggcctcgttggtctccctcctctcccccgccaattggcgtcggaggtcagccttctccccctccagcgcggccaccttgtccgccagcttgcggcacttactgtcggcggccgatttttcatgGACGGCgtccgcatgttgcgtccgaagtctctcgacttcggcagacacaaccgccgtgagggcccccgacgccgtgcggttggcgaagtcagccacctgcagaacacacgtaagaccgcggccccaacaAGCCGACCAAAAAaaacgaagtccagctcagcagacctgacttagcgcctccgtcacctccttcagccggcgggacgcagcgcccgcctcatccctgacggccgcgagtgccgacatctcgcctccggcgctaagagccccgcccttcacCTTCGGCACTACGGTAGCTGCCGCGGTCGCCGcagcaggcgcaactatagcaagttggccttcgtccgaccctgcgacgcatcaacgaattaaaaaaaaggaaccaagccaacggcttaccaccaagatagtcgtgcacactaatatcggtggcgaagttggCGACGTGCTTGCCGgacgacggcaacgctcgggccgccttcgcgacctccgccactctGCTGGACGGCGGCACAACCTTCGccgatttggagcctccggcgcctgctgctgcctccggcgccttgctagatgcagggacgcccgactttGCCGCcaacggcggcttgcctccgccgggggccgcagccttcgcagccccccgctgcctcttcggcctggcttcatgaagcctgacaaccgcctggcgcttttgtgcagctccctggcgatccttgtccatcactgctgacacaacaacagtaatattccgcccgtaaggaaaaactctccattcacgaaccatgcgagatgtaaaagagtcttcgccggccgcacgggggataggaacattcctaggccaacaacccccggtaaccctcaacatccgagccgaagactcccagagctcgggcgaagacatccttccccccggggccgcgcatgtcctcatcaactctctagcaaaaccatcagaaaccccaagtcctcccatagcagtacctaatttcctctttttagaggatggggcggccgccggcacaGGGTCAtctctagtctccaccaccggtttcttcccacagcggtccacatcgtcttgaccaggatagccgtcatacgacaattgattcaattcaaaaaccctgttcaaacggtcattcgacccgcggatatcccagctgcgctggccctctgtcctcggcacgtaacgaccaacgagccgcaccgccccatcctccgcctcacgcacaaaggcggccggatcgcggctttgcaggttcagcgcgaaggcgggacttcgcaccacccttccaccatggaaaggcatctggcgagggcacacttcgcccaacgcccagccatgcgccaagggccatacctcgtacgccacaaattcttcaaccaaatcgcgcccactgctcaggccggcggcgcactgaAGGGCTCCTTCGTTCGCAtcttcctccgccacctcaaagggcgggtatgctgagtaaaaatgagaacacatctcggacacggggagtccctcatggccttcgacggtaccctcagcgacGTAAAACCAgaactcattccagttgccccacttgttgcgggcgcaaggaaccaactcgactacctgcatcgtggtcttgccggtcttcggcgtaaacgtgcaggacccaaactgagcgacttcatctccaatcatcctcttctgccagtgcaggcaatagtacttcgcaaagacttcgactgatggctgtccgccgtacgaagtcgtcgcccagacatacttcgacagagccaccatggcgttcggtgtcagctgatgtatctgaacgttaaacctgcgcaggacttcgccaacaaatcggtgcgcaggcaggcggagaccggcggcgaagaacgcctcgaacacaaccaactctccctcaggctcggggacttcctccgtccccgggacacgagcaactccgccaccgaagtaacccagccgctgcatatcctgcacgcggaccgacgacatccgcgacacgccaaaatccatagaatcgccggcgcgcaactcttccGCCATCAAacaactcagcgtctcctcagacgaggcgtccgCCGGCGGCGAGGCGCCGGCCGGGGgcatagcggcagcggaagaagaggaggtcggcatcgctacgtaccgtcggcggcgacgggcggtctacttcactcgagccagatttccggcaaacaagagcacggcgggcagatgagcagcaagacggtggaaaaggcggctagggttttcacggagcgtggaaagtgaagttcaaaaagcgccgaccccgcccccttttatagacagggcgcggctcttcgggaaacccgtaatccaacagggcgcggcgcttcgggaaacccgctatccaacagtacggtgtcaatcaacggtcatgtcaaaaacccccgtggaaccacttcgagcgagggcagcgtctccgccatctagcgacgtcttcgacaccaggtgactttgtcgaactggtccctcggagggcaaatgttggggcgaaggcaaagacgccacccttcgctcgaggccttcgctgcagtcgctggtccgacggagacaaaacgggcaagGACACCCCTCGCCTGATTCGGCACCAGGCGAAGGCCTACGACgtcgtcatcccaccgtgcggcctcgtccagctcagaggcccacgtgtgatccggcccattgtaacgggccctgcgtggccgccgcgtgttacgggcctaatttgtaaaggcattcctgtaattacagtctgtaaccccgctttatgggaatattctggggataacctaggtggctgagggcacatgcgtccttaacacaaggcgctgggcactcagacacctataaatacccccgcacagtgcccgtgagagggcagattaacagagctattgtcatctcgcgcgagaaccctgttgacgtcattgttcacccttgttggatccccttgcgactgagagcaagttccaacaaggaTACAAGGTTTTGATGGAACCGGCCGTTTTGAATCATGAAAGAGCCACAACAGACCACCTAAAAAGGATGTCTATGTAAGTTATATAAATATTTACACAAGATTTGTCTATCAAAGCTATGACTGTTATTTAGTCCCATGTTTAATATAGCTTCAGGTTGTTCGACGACTACCGTGATAAAGATTTTTATGGGCTACCCCGGAAATACAGTATTGTCGCACGGGTAGAAGTTAAATTCCCGACTGAACCACGTTATCGTGACAGACAACATTTCATTTTATCTGACATCAATGTAAGACAATAATTCTTTAAGTTTCATTTACAAATTTACCCGACCTTCATAACATCGCCTCTTCTCCTATTGAAATACTATTAGGGAGCCAAGATCGAGGCCATGACATCTTGGTATGAGACCGTCAAACACTTCAACAATTTGCTCCATGAAAAGCATGTTTACAAAATGCATAACATAAAGTTTGGTCTTCATCCGGGTGAATTTAATTTTCGACATCTAAATGGTCCCATGGAATTGTATCTCAACCAACAAACTATCGTGGAGCCATACACTGTTCCAATTCAAATGCCGCCATTCCCAAAACATATATTCTTGAACCTTGCTGATATTGCCGAGTTGCCAAATAGGACTTTAGTTGGTAAGAATATTTCGATCTCTTCAATTTATGAAAACATCGTTTACACAAAATTTAGTATTAATCCATTTGAATTGTTATTTTTGTAGATATTATGGCTATTGTAGTCCACTTGGATACGATTCATCGCACAATGTGGGGTCCATTCAGAAAGATTGTTATAATGGATGTTAAGTATATTCCATTAATTATGGATATGATGTCAAATCTATATATTACTAACCTATTCTTACCAAAATCAATGTCCTAGGTGGTCTTTACATATCATTAAAGTTTGGGGTGACTTACTAAACGAAAATGCACTCCGTTGGGCGTTGGCTAAGGAGGATTATGGCATAATAATTGGGACTATGTTTAGGCGGTTCAGAAGACAAGGTACAACATGTGTTTACACCATGCAAACACATCCGTCACTAAGTTTTGCTTTATAATGATTCGTAACGGAGATTTAAATGTGTAATTCTAGAGTGCCTCGAGTCTTCGGATCATATCGCAATACACTTCAATCTGTTCCATCACAACACCCATTATTTTGAACGTAAGTATATTCTAAAAAATAGTTATATTTAAATCGTGATTGTTCTCATTATATCATGAACTACGTGTAGATGTGATTAATTGTGGCAATCATTGCAGCAATTCAAAAAGCTTTGGTGGCGCGAAACAACTGTCAGTTTGCTGTTACATTTCTTGAAGAACAAAGGCGTAGATAGATTCTAAAATTTTGCAAACCTGTATTATAATCCAACTTTAATTGATCTGACACATAAATTATAGAGGCAAACTGACTTAACACAACTTTCCATTAATAGAAAGTATCAGTCCTTCTCTAGTCCCTTCCATACAGAGTGACAAAATGGCTAAAGGAGCAGACGTTGAGATGCAACACCAGACAACCCAGAATGTCACCACTAATGGTAATTACAATCTCATTCCACTATTGGTTCCCTAAATATTCTTAGTGACGAAAATTATGTGAACCAATAGAAGATGATGGAGGTGTGCTCTTTGCAGAGGATGACGATGAGGCTGTTTttgacgatgatgatgaagaagaaggatACTTATTCTCTAGGCCAGGTACTTGCTTAATGTTTTAAATAGGCTTTTAAAATTCCTAAAGTTGTACGTCTTACCTATTATTCTTCAAAAACCAATTTAGATGGTGAATCTGGAGAGGATATCGGGATTGATGAAACCCAAGATGCCTTTACTGTTACTCCTGACATACCGGACCCGTACGACAAGGTGTACAATAACATGTCTGAAGAAACACATTAGTTGAACACTGTTGCCGACTACAACTACTGTAAAGCGAAGAAGTTTCAGTATGAACCTCTTGGGTTTTGTTGTCGTAGTGGACAGGTTGATCTAGCCCCATTAGAGGCACCATCCCAGCTTAGGAGGCTGTGGGAGTGTGCAGATGTTGATGCAAGGCACTTTCGTGATAACATTCGCTTTTTCAACGGCCATTTCTCGTTCACTTCTATGTATATTGTTGCCTTCACAGTACGACTACAAACATGGATTGTGGTGTCTACACATTTCGTGCACATGGCACTATGTACCACAACATAAGGTCGTTCGGTAGGCAAGCTGGATCAGAACATAAACACCTTGAACTTTACTTCTATGATTGTGATCCTAGCCTCGAGCATAGATATCGtaaatgtcatcaagatcaacttgataAAGACAAGTTAGTTATTAAACAGTTGGTTGACATACTTAGGGGAAACCCATATTCTAAGCACCTTAGGAGTATGGGGCACATTGATAACGTTGAAGACTACCATATCACATTGAACCTTGACCAAATGCTAGACCAGAAGTTATATAATGCACCCATCACTTTGGAGGTCGCTGCAGTTTGGATTGAGGGGAGTGAACGTCGAGGTCAATTCAGTAATAGTGTTATGCTGCATGggaaggattggtcaagccacgaCATCCGTTCATATCATGGATGCTATGATGCGCTATCGTACCCATTGTTCTTTCCTAAAGGTGAACATGGATGGCATGCGAATATTCCTAAGTCCAATGTTTCCATGGACGAAGTAGACACGTACCATGAGCAACATAGGACAAGGGATGCATATGATGATGAAACAGGTTAGTTGTTTGTTTGTGATTGTTATATAATCCTCTATTAATTATGTTTTTGTGTACACTAATTACTAAACCTTGTGGCTGCAGAACGACCCAGCCATCTATGTGTGTCTGTACGTGACTATTACTGCTACAAATTCTAAATTCGCCCAGGTatattcaatccaatacttcatggGAAACGACTTTTCCAGCAGTTCGCGGTCGACACCTACATCAAGATTGAGAGCTCTCGCTTGGATTTCATATGTAAAAACCAATCCAGATTAAGGGAAGATCTATACAAGGGTTTGGTAGATAGCTTGCATTAAGGTGAGAACAGAGTAGACGAAATTGGAAAGCGAACTGTGCTACCTACATCATTTATCGgtggtcctcgtgacatgagacgtcggtatatggatgctatggccCTTGTGCAAAAGTTTGGGAAACCAGACATATTCCTCACTATGACGTGCAACCCCACTTGGGATGAAATAACAAGGGAGCTTCTCCCTATGCAGTCACCCCAAGATCGTCCAGACCTTGTTGTTCGCATATTCCGTGCGAAACTAGAGGAACTGAAGAAGAGATTGACTAAGCAACATATTCTTGGAAAGATATGGGCTTACGTCTATGTCGTGGAGTTTCAGAAGCGAGGTTTGCCTCATGCCCATTTTGTACTCATCATGCAAAGAAAGTACAAGCTAACCTGCCCTGAGCAGTATGATCTCCTAATCTCTGCTGAGATCCCTGACAAGAAAAAGTACCCACAACTGTACAAGATGGTTATAAAGCATATGATGAATGGACCGTGTGGGTTGCTAAATCCTAAATGCCCATGCACTAAGGTTCGTGCTTCATGCAAAAACCATTATCCTAGAGCTTTTAGCAATGCAACGTTGCAAGGAAAGGATTCATACCCTATTTATAGGCGTCGTGACGATGGCTGTAAGGAAAAGGTCCGAGGGTGCGAGttggacaatagatgggttgtcccttATAATCCTCACCTCCTTCGTCTCTTCAACTGTGACATCAATGTTGAGGCATGCGGTAGCATCAAGGATGTCAAATACCTATTCAAATACATATACAGAGGCCATGATCGTGCGTCTGTGGCTGTCCGAGAAGCAAACAAGGATGATGGTGATGTTGATGAGATCAAACAGTATAGAGATGCTAGGTGGGTGACCCCTCCAGAAGCCCTAAGTCAAATCTCTCCACTAGTGATGCAACTGGAACTCCATCTTAAAAACATGCACATGGTGTCATTTCATGAGCGTGCTAAAGTAAATCATGTTGTCCAGCGTCCAGGTGCTGATAGGTCAATGCTTACGGCGTATTTTGAGGCAAATAGACAACACGAGGAGGCTCGGGGTATCGTTTATCGTGACTTCCCAGAGTGGTACACTTTGCAGCAGGGCAAGGTGTGGTAAAAGAGGAAACAAAATACGGGTGGACAAGTTGGTAGAATAGTCTCTGCTCATCCATCTGAGGGGGAGCGCTTCTATCTTCGTGTTCTCTTAAATCATGTGACTGGTTGTAgcaccccaaaaattcaaatcttgaatttttcccaaactcgctctaaattcaaattgaattttaaatttcatttcaaaatgtttgtttgcgagttgatatcaacaaataacatatagtggtctatattctcctcaaaatatcctaacaagtgacccccctcaaattcttccagaaataatgctcaaatattccaccgatatttctccaaatattttcctcctgagaaataccttcagaatcatttttaaagtccctacaaatattttcttcataattttcctcatgctcatacgtatacatacgcctccggtgtcatacagtgagctctacaagctaatttcacttatacatgactaatacatgcttatctcccactaatcctcgcatcctcccactaatccccgcctcctccccctaacccccacctagcctataaatagaggggcaagggcctccactcaagccaccccaagccatttcatggcaactctctcccccccactcACACTaccacacaagcacaaggatcgttcggtcgttcattcgatcgttcgtccacctgttcttagtttgttcgttcgttcgtccgatcgttcatggtttgttcgtcctttcgtccgatcgttcgatcattcattcgtccgttcgttcgtccaaataatctttgtttagccgttatgttgccgaaattccgatcgttcgttcgttcgttcatagtccctattcatcattcatcgttcgtttatcatccctattcatcgttcatcgttcgttcatagtccctattcatcgttcatagtccctattcatcgttcatcattcgttcatcatcactattcatcgttcatcattcgttcatcatccctattcatcgttcatcgttcgttcatagtccctattcatcgttcatagtccctattcatcgttcgttcatagtccctattcatcgttcatagtccctattcatcgttcatcgctcgttcatagtccctattcatcgttcatagtccatattcatcgttcgttcatagtcactattcattgttcatcgttcgttcatatgactattcaccattactattcatcgttactatttcatCGTTGCTATtcgtcattactattcatcgttactatttatcatcgttactattcatcgatgttgtttatcgttactattcatcgatcatccgatcgcccaaatattcaactgctcatccatcatgctgtccagctcacctaagacctgccagaccaatattccagtcatacaaaccatgttgactgtgattttcctttcaATGAGAActttccatctggtcacccatcccagatttctccaagttgagcacgcttaactttgagattctttcaaaccaggcttccaaacttagattccaataattcttgtttctaagttcttatcaaattattccctatccaaccatttcatcccttaagcatggttcatattctagaaaactccaaaaatactcttgtcccatattctgcgtaTAATTTCcgtgttcagactaagtcagatgattcattcgccactattctcaccaacagcgaACTCTACTATACTAAACCACAagtacccagctataaatacacccagctaccctctccctctccacaaacTAAACACCCTCatacaaggcaaacaccccacccacttagtTACCCCACTttgtcggctacacgcatagtgtcgcttcgcctccaatcgaccctcctggtaagcacctccactccaccaccagtaatatcacaacaccacatgacacagattctgctcaagactatatgtaacgccctgaatttggggggttgaattttttcttcttttccctcaccaaattcaggcgttaccctttccttttcccttttcccctcgctaaaccttaatcttttccaaagttatagcgggattcggcctgagatcccatgtaaagcaacaCCCCAAAATGCTTTATTTTGTttgttgcaccatgccgaactatgcatttatTTTTGGTTGGTTGAAATTGTGGGAATCATTCACCTAAAATtaagaaaaaggaaaatcttttcttttctctctccttcctctcctcccccttttggcccagccgcccccccttggcgcgcgcggcccagccggcctttccctccccccttcccgcgtgggccccgcggcggcccaggtGGCCCCCGGCCCAGCTGGCCATCCGGCCCAGCCGGCCTCACGCGCgcccccccgctttgggcccatggcggcccaaccgcccccttccccccccccaaaaatccccttcccgcgggccccgcctgtcatacccctccccttccccaactccctctccctaaccctaaccgccgccgccgcccctccccagcGCCGCCCCCGCCTCGGTGAGgctctctctccccctcccctcttctccctccccCTTTCGCGCTCGCCGGCGTCCCGCCCgaccccggccgcgcccggcctcgccccggcgagcccgccccctgctcgccacCCCCGGTCGTcccgcgcccgccccgccccgccccgccccgccgcgcctcggctcggccgcgcccgccccggcgagcccgccccatcCGCTCGGCGCCCCGGCGAACCCGCCCCCACCCCTCCCCGCGCTcggccccgctccggcgagccaccTCGGCCCCCggcgccccgcccctccccgcgcccggctcggccgtcccccggcgagcccgcgcccgcccccgcctcgGCGAGCCGCCTCCGCCCCCGTCCCGCGTCCGGCtgccccgccccgaccccgccaggtcccggcgagccgccccccgccgcgcccggccccggctcggccgtcccgcgccggccccgcctcgtcgcgccccggcgagcccgccctcgcgcccggctcggccgcccccccgcGCGAGCCCCGCCCGTCCCCGACCATGGCGCCCGCGCCcgactcggccgcccccgccgcgcccgtccccggtgagccccgcgcctcggctcggccgcccccgccccgccctGGCTCGGCCGCGCGTCCTCGCCCCGGCATGGTggccggccgtgtcctcgcccgcCCGTGCCTCGCCCGCCGTGGTCCGcggcgtcctcgctcgcccgtgctcgcttaccccggcgtgcttgcccgctcgccccgccgtgccttgctcacgtcgtgacggccccggcgcggcctcgagctcggcccagcgtgcctatggcgcgcggccccgacgtgcgcacagctagttcgcggcgcgtgtgtgcggcctcgcgcgcgtgcccgcaTAATGCGCAATGCCTTGGCACGGCCGTCGTGCCTTCGTCTACTCCCCCAGACATCCCCGTCTACCCCCTCCCgtatcctatgcgcgctaatcacgttgtttatattaataagataggagtctcaatttggaaattggttacgttagttaatttgtatagctaatcatctatctcattcaatgttaacctactaaaagtggtcacgtttctattagtgcatgtagctaatccttattattggagctaagtagaactagagcacttaacgtctagttattcttctacccgtaatgcgcctcgagcataagcttaaacccctgcgagaccctcccccgtctctttctaaccatggtaaatgcaatatcacatgtcatattctatgcacatTTAATCTacgtgttctcttgtatggtgtactgtttgtttcctaatttggatggatgtatgtatgtttgcacccgcatagagaacgatctggttgaagagcccgaggaactcgtaggagaagcccctgagcagcagtcggttggtggaggcaagtgtcccttgacctatctctgtcctattcattctttaattcacctc of Zea mays cultivar B73 chromosome 8, Zm-B73-REFERENCE-NAM-5.0, whole genome shotgun sequence contains these proteins:
- the LOC109941775 gene encoding uncharacterized protein, with amino-acid sequence MTSWYETVKHFNNLLHEKHVYKMHNIKFGLHPGEFNFRHLNGPMELYLNQQTIVEPYTVPIQMPPFPKHIFLNLADIAELPNRTLVDIMAIVVHLDTIHRTMWGPFRKIVIMDVKWSLHIIKVWGDLLNENALRWALAKEDYGIIIGTMFRRFRRQECLESSDHIAIHFNLFHHNTHYFEPIQKALVARNNCQFAVTFLEEQRRR